One genomic window of Struthio camelus isolate bStrCam1 chromosome 1, bStrCam1.hap1, whole genome shotgun sequence includes the following:
- the RCBTB2 gene encoding RCC1 and BTB domain-containing protein 2: MEDESPPSPGVSVKVLEATLLSALKMLDVGKWPIFSLCSQEELKLIRQACVFGSAGNEVLYATENDEVFVLGTNCSGCLGTGDMQSTMEPRRLDTLCGKKIACLSYGSGPHVVLATEEGEVYTWGHNAYSQLGNGTTNHGFVPCQVSTNLVNKKVIEVACGSHHSMVLTSDGEVYTWGYNNSGQVGSGSTVNQPIPRRVTGCLQNKIVVNIACGQMCSMAVVENGEVYVWGYNGNGQLGLGSSGNQPTPCRIAALQGIRVQRVACGYAHTLVLTDEGQIYAWGANSYGQLGTGNKSNQSYPTTVIVDKDRVIEIAACHSAHTSAAKTQSGQVYMWGQCRGQSVFLPHLTHFVCTDDVFACFATPAVMWRLLSIEPDDHLTVAQSLKKEFDNPETADLKFLVDGKYIHVHKVLLKIRCEHFRSILNSDDEIIEMNEFSYPVYRAFLEYLYTDNIRLPPEDAIGLLDLATLYRENRLKKLCQQTIKQGICEENAIALLSAAVKYEAQDLEEFCFRFCINHLTVVTQTQGFAEMDHDLLKNFISKASRVGAFRN, from the exons ATGGAGGATGAATCTCCTCCTTCTCCAGGAGTCAGTGTTAAG GTTTTGGAGGCAACATTATTGTCAGCCCTGAAGATGCTGGATGTTGGGAAATGGccaattttttctctctgttcccaaGAGGAGCTCAAATTAATTCGTCAAGCCTGTGTGTTTGGCAGTGCTGGTAATGAAGTCTTGTATGCAACTGAAAATGATGAG GTTTTTGTGCTTGGCACAAACTGCAGTGGGTGTTTGGGAACAGGTGACATGCAGAGCACTATGGAACCAAGGAGATTAGATACTTTATGTGGCAAAAAGATAGCCTGTCTGAGTTATGGAAGTGGCCCTCATGTTGTTCTTGCTACAGAAG aAGGAGAAGTGTATACATGGGGTCATAATGCTTATAGTCAGTTGGGCAATGGTACAACAAATCATGGTTTCGTTCCCTGTCAAGTCTCTACTAACTTGGTGAACAAGAAAGTCATTGAAGTTGCCTGTGGCTCTCATCATTCTATGGTGTTAACGTCTGATGGAGAG GTATATACGTGGGGGTATAATAACTCGGGCCAGGTTGGATCTGGTTCAACAGTTAATCAACCAATTCCTCGAAGAGTTACTGGCTGCCTACAAAATAAAATAGTCGTTAATATAGCCTGTGGACAAATGTGCTCTATGGCTGTAGTAGAAAATGGAGAG gtTTATGTCTGGGGTTACAATGGTAATGGCCAGCTTGGACTAGGCAGCAGTGGCAATCAGCCAACACCATGCAGAATAGCAGCTTTGCAAGGCATTCGTGTACAGCGG GTTGCCTGTGGCTATGCGCATACGTTAGTGCTAACAGATGAAGGTCAGATATATGCCTGGGGAGCCAATTCATATGGCCAGTTAGGAACTGGGAATAAAAGTAACCAGTCTTACCCCACAACAGTAATTGTGGATAAGGACAG AGTCATAGAGATTGCAGCCTGCCACTCCGCTCACACTTCGGCTGCCAAGACCCAGAGTGGCCAGGTGTACATGTGGGGCCAGTGCCGTGGTCAGTCTGTGTTCCTTCCTCACCTCACGCACTTTGTCTGCACTGATGATGTATTTGCTTGCTTTGCTACCCCTGCCGTTATGTGGCGTCTTCTATCCATAG AGCCTGATGACCATCTAACAGTAGCCCAGTCACTGAAGAAGGAATTTGACAACCCTGAAACTGCAGACCTGAAGTTTCTAGTGGATGGAAAGTACATTCATGTTCATAAAGTTCTTCTCAAAATTAG GTGTGAACATTTTCGTTCCATACTGAATAGCGATGATGAAATTATAGAAATGAATGAATTTTCTTATCCTGTTTACCGAGCCTTCCTGGAATACCTGTACACAGACAACATTAGACTCCCTCCTGAAGATGCAATAG GGCTGCTAGATTTGGCAACACTGTATAGAGAGAACAGACTGAAAAAGCTTTGCCAGCAAACAATCAAGCAAGGTATTTGTGAAGAGAATGCGATTGCTCTTCTTTCAGCTGCTGTAAAATATGAAGCTCAG GACTTGGAAGAATTTTGCTTCAGATTTTGCATAAACCACTTAACTGTTGTTACACAAACTCAAGGCTTTGCAGAAATGGACCATGACCTCCTGAAAAACTTCATTAGCAAAGCAAGCAGAGTAGGAGCGTTTCGCAACTGA